A window from Salvia miltiorrhiza cultivar Shanhuang (shh) chromosome 2, IMPLAD_Smil_shh, whole genome shotgun sequence encodes these proteins:
- the LOC131010338 gene encoding MDIS1-interacting receptor like kinase 2-like: MRFSVVLTASLLVLSLLRLSAAACHRDDESGLLGFKSGITADPSGMLTSWKKGTDCCKWFGITCETQTGNRVRSLTLVGRPGNLTTSLSGTVSPSLSKLQFLDSIYLQDLNNLSGPFPNLIFSLPKIDIIYIENNKFSGPIPPRVGELTQLIAFSLEGNRFSGPIPSSIANLGQLIQLKLGGNLLTGAIPTALQRLSNLTLLDLARNHLSGPIPDIFPGLTNLISLSFSHNNLTGKIPASISILAPKLRFLELGHNSLTGAIPGFFGNFRALDTLDLSWNKLSGPVPKSFANLTKIFNLDLSHNNLVDPFPVMNVKGIESLDLSHNSFNLGSIPKWVASSPIIYSLKLAKCGLKMKLEDFRPVETYFYDYIDLSDNEITGSPVQLLNRTDYLVGFYASGNKLKFDLGSLRFVERLRFLDLSRNMVFGKVPKAVSGLSELNVSHNHLCGALPPNKFPATSFAGNDCLCGSPLPPCKP; the protein is encoded by the coding sequence ATGCGCTTCTCCGTAGTACTCACCGCTTCCCTCCTTGTACTCTCCCTCCTCCGCCTCTCGGCCGCCGCATGCCACCGCGACGACGAATCCGGGCTCCTCGGGTTCAAGTCGGGCATAACCGCGGACCCGTCCGGCATGCTCACCTCGTGGAAAAAGGGCACCGACTGCTGCAAGTGGTTCGGCATCACCTGTGAAACGCAAACGGGTAACCGGGTCAGGTCTCTAACTCTGGTGGGCCGACCCGGCAACCTCACCACCAGTTTATCCGGCACAGTCTCCCCTTCTCTCTCCAAACTCCAATTCTTGGACAGCATCTATCTCCAAGATCTCAACAACCTCTCCGGCCCCTTTCCAAATCTCATATTCAGCCTCCCAAAAATCGACATCATCTACATCGAAAACAATAAATTTTCCGGCCCGATTCCGCCCCGAGTCGGCGAACTCACCCAACTCATCGCATTCAGCCTCGAAGGAAACCGTTTCTCCGGCCCGATTCCGAGTTCCATTGCCAATCTAGGTCAGTTAATTCAGCTGAAACTCGGCGGCAACCTCCTCACCGGCGCCATCCCCACCGCCCTCCAGAGGCTAAGCAACCTCACGCTCCTCGACTTGGCCCGGAACCACCTCTCCGGCCCGATTCCAGATATATTTCCGGGCCTGACTAATCTCATAAGCCTAAGCTTCTCTCACAATAATTTGACCGGGAAAATTCCCGCGAGCATTTCAATTTTAGCGCCAAAGCTTAGGTTCCTTGAGCTGGGCCACAATTCCCTAACCGGAGCAATCCCGGGCTTTTTTGGGAATTTTCGGGCTCTGGACACGTTGGATCTTTCTTGGAACAAATTATCCGGGCCCGTCCCCAAATCTTTCGCGAATCTcaccaaaattttcaatctcGATCTCTCCCATAATAATTTAGTCGATCCATTCCCAGTAATGAACGTGAAAGGTATCGAATCCTTAGATTTATCCCACAACAGCTTCAACTTGGGGTCGATTCCGAAATGGGTGGCTTCATCTCCGATTATTTACTCTCTGAAGCTGGCGAAATGCGGGCTGAAGATGAAGCTGGAAGATTTCCGGCCCGTGGAGACTTACTTCTACGACTACATCGATCTATCCGACAACGAGATCACGGGGAGCCCGGTGCAGCTGCTGAATCGGACGGATTATTTAGTGGGATTCTATGCTTCCGGTAATAAGCTGAAGTTCGATTTGGGGAGTTTGAGGTTCGTGGAGAGGTTGAGGTTTCTGGACTTGTCGAGGAATATGGTTTTCGGGAAGGTGCCTAAGGCTGTTTCGGGGCTGTCGGAATTGAATGTGAGCCATAATCACTTGTGCGGCGCTCTGCCGCCGAACAAGTTTCCGGCCACTTCCTTCGCCGGGAATGACTGCCTCTGCGGCTCTCCGTTGCCGCCGTGCAAACCTTGA